TCCGACCCGACTTCGTCGGGCCACCTTCTCCCGCAAGCGGGAGAAGGAAGGGCTGTGCGTCGTCCCCCGCCGCTCATCGCGTCGGCCAGGTCCAGCTCGGCGAGGAGAAGGCGTCGGCGTCCATCACGCGGGTCGCGCCGAGCTCCTTTTCCAGCGTGATCGTCCGGCAGGCCTCCTCGGCGTCGAGCGCGGCGACGAGCGCGCCGGCGTGCGAGACCACGATGATCTGCGTGCGCGCGGCCGCCTTGGCGATCAGCCGGGCGAGCGGCGCGAGCAAGTCCGGATGCAGGCTCGTCTCGGGCTCGTTCAGCACCATGAGCCCGGGCGGGCGCGGCGACAGCAGGGCGGCGGCGAGCATCAGGTAGCGCAGCGTCCCGTCCGACAGCTCGGCGGCGCGCAGCGGGCGCAGCAGGCCGTGCTGGCGCATCTCGAGCGCGAAGAAGCCGTCGCGCGCCTCGACCGCGATGGTCGCGCCGGCGAAGGCGTCGGCGATCGTGGCTGCGAGGTCCTCGGCGCGGCCGATCTCGATGATGGTCTGGATCGCCGCGGCGAGGTCGGCGCCGTCGCCGGACAGGACCGGGGTGAAGGTGCCGACCTGTGGGCGACGGGCGGGCGCTTCGGAATCGGTTCGGAGGTGATCGTAGAAGCGCCAGCCGCGCATCGTCTCGCGCAGCTGCAACAACTCCGGCGCGCCGTCGGGGTCGGCGCAGAAGGTCATCATCGAGTCCTGCCGGGCGAGGTCGTCGGCGACCTGACGCCAGGCGCCCTTGCCGTTGCGGATGCGCACGCTCGCGCGGTCGCGGCGGGCGAACTCGTTGGCGCGGGCGAGGCGCTCGCCGGTCCATACGCTCTCGACCTTGATCTCGGGATCGCGGCCGAACATCGTCGCCTCGCCCGGCGGCCGCTGGTCCGGCTGCGGCAGGCCGAGGTCGATCGCGTAGCCGTACGCCTCGGACGAGAAGCCGAGCTTGAGGGCGACCGGCGCCTTGCGCACGACGCCCTGCACCGGCACGGTCCCCTCGCGCATGCCGCGCGAAAAGCTTTCCGGGCCGGCCCACAGCGTCGAGCTCAGCCCGCCCTCGGCCG
This Beijerinckiaceae bacterium RH AL1 DNA region includes the following protein-coding sequences:
- a CDS encoding putative ATPase (ID:RHAL1_03281;~source:Prodigal:2.6), which encodes MITRLAIAGYRSFRDICLALAPLTVVTGANGSGKSSLYRALRLLADIAQGRIIQSLAAEGGLSSTLWAGPESFSRGMREGTVPVQGVVRKAPVALKLGFSSEAYGYAIDLGLPQPDQRPPGEATMFGRDPEIKVESVWTGERLARANEFARRDRASVRIRNGKGAWRQVADDLARQDSMMTFCADPDGAPELLQLRETMRGWRFYDHLRTDSEAPARRPQVGTFTPVLSGDGADLAAAIQTIIEIGRAEDLAATIADAFAGATIAVEARDGFFALEMRQHGLLRPLRAAELSDGTLRYLMLAAALLSPRPPGLMVLNEPETSLHPDLLAPLARLIAKAAARTQIIVVSHAGALVAALDAEEACRTITLEKELGATRVMDADAFSSPSWTWPTR